From Caretta caretta isolate rCarCar2 chromosome 3, rCarCar1.hap1, whole genome shotgun sequence, a single genomic window includes:
- the LOC125634289 gene encoding uncharacterized protein LOC125634289 — translation MHWPGRQEKARELLNLNFLFGQHGKLQVTIQSSSAEVTMQNSSAEVTMMESQNCKRAPAWTEREVRDLIAVWGEESVLSELRSSFRNAKTFVKISQGMKDRGHNRDPKQCRVKLKELRQAYQKTREANSCSGSERKTCRFYDELNAILGGSATTIPAMFFDSFNGHGSNMEAGFGDEEDDDEEEVVDSSQQASGETGFPNSQELFLTLDLEPVPPKPTQGCLPDLPGGEGTSAACVSRITGSSPSQRLAKIRRRKKRTHDEMFSELMLSSHTDRAQMNAWRQTMSECRKAQNDWEERWRAEESKWWVEERAEAQRWR, via the exons atgcactggccaggtagacaggaaaaggcccgcgaacttttgaatttaaacttcctgtttggccagcatggcaagctgcaggtgaccatacagagctcttcagcagaggtgaccatgcagaattcatcagcagaggtgaccatgatggagtcccagaattgcaaaagagctccagcctggaccgaacgggaggtacgggatctgatcgctgtatggggagaggaatccgtgttatcagaactccgttccagttttcgaaatgccaaaacctttgtcaaaatctcccagggcatgaaggacagaggccataacagggacccgaagcagtgccgcgtgaaacttaaggagctgaggcaagcctaccagaaaacaagagaggcgaacagctgctccgggtcagagcgcaaaacatgtcgcttctatgatgagctgaatgccattttagggggttcagccaccactatcccagccatgttttttgactccttcaatggacatggaagcaacatggaagcaggttttggggatgaggaagatgatgatgaggaggaggttgtagatagctcacagcaagcaagcggagaaaccggttttcccaacagccaggaactgtttctcaccctggacctggagccagtaccccccaaacccacccaaggctgcctcccggacctgccaggcggagaagggacctctg ctgcatgtgtttcaaggatcacaggatcttctccttcccagaggctagcgaaaatcagaaggcgaaaaaaacgcactcacgatgaaatgttctctgagctcatgctgtcctcccacactgacagagcacagatgaatgcatggaggcagacaatgtcagagtgcaggaaagcacaaaatgactgggaggagaggtggcgggctgaagagagtaagtggtgggttgaagagagggctgaagctcaaaggtggcggtag